In Chrysoperla carnea chromosome 2, inChrCarn1.1, whole genome shotgun sequence, the following proteins share a genomic window:
- the LOC123291595 gene encoding glucose dehydrogenase [FAD, quinone]-like, with amino-acid sequence NEPADTRDIDPEYDFIIVGAGTAGCALAARLSELKDNTVLLIEAGGPEEFMMDIPMMAPNLQGSPADWAYMSEPDGRCCTGQPGGRCFYPRGKVMGGSSVLNFMIYSRGHKKDYDRWAEAGCKGWSYKEVLPYFKKLENFKIDEYFDPEENGKGGPVHVELSPYETPIAKEISKGFLNLGYKYGNVNKADNKGFSRMPATLKHGTRHSSSRAYLHPIANKRPNLHVKKNSLVTKILINKKTKTAYGVQFLNNGITRRVLARKEVIVSGGAMNSPQLLMLSGIGPAHHLRSLGIPVIQNSSVGYNLQDHIALGGLIFVTEGSSTTTPLDLIRNDTIITEYFNHHTGPLSVPGGCEVIGLIDPDKDGIPKVELLVVSQQIMMNFFLNTPIAAFLEPYLATSIWLCLPMVLKPYSRGRIKLKSKNPLDYPLIEPNYFADERDLATMVQAGRRMLEINDSPVMKRIKSRLLRLPLPACEPFPIRSDEYLACLSREMTFNIYHQSGTCRMGPASDPTSVVDPRLRVIGVKNLRVIDVSIMHEIPSGHTNGPTYMVAEKGADMIKEDWGYPIPRNGNWAYNPIDEHKT; translated from the coding sequence aatgaacCTGCTGACACAAGAGATATTGATCCggaatatgattttattatcgTTGGTGCAGGTACAGCCGGCTGTGCTTTAGCTGCCCGATTGTCTGAATTAAAAGATAATACAGTATTATTAATTGAAGCCGGAGGACCTGAAGAATTTATGATGGACATACCAATGATGGCACCTAATTTACAAGGTTCTCCTGCTGATTGGGCATACATGTCAGAACCAGACGGTCGTTGTTGTACGGGCCAGCCAGGTGGTCGATGTTTTTATCCCCGTGGTAAAGTTATGGGTGGATCAAGTGTATTAAACTTCATGATCTATTCACGCGGACATAAAAAAGATTATGATCGTTGGGCCGAAGCTGGATGTAAAGGATGGAGCTATAAAGaagttttaccatattttaaaaaattggaaaattttaaaatcgatgAATACTTTGACCCTGAAGAAAATGGCAAAGGAGGTCCAGTTCATGTTGAACTATCGCCCTACGAAACACCAATTGCCAAAGAAATTTCCAAAGGCTTTTTAAATTTGGGATATAAATATGGAAATGTGAATAAAGCTGATAACAAAGGATTTTCTCGAATGCCTGCAACATTAAAACACGGTACTCGTCACAGTTCAAGCCGAGCATATTTACATCCAATTGCAAATAAACGTCCAAATTTACATGTCAAGAAAAACAGTTTggttaccaaaattttaataaacaagaaaACCAAAACCGCTTATGGAGtccaatttttgaataatgGCATCACACGCCGAGTCCTTGCAAGAAAGGAAGTGATTGTAAGTGGAGGTGCAATGAACTCCCctcaattattaatgttatctgGTATTGGACCAGCACATCATTTAAGATCACTAGGAATTCCAGTTATCCAAAACTCATCAGTCGGTTACAATCTTCAAGACCATATTGCTCTTGGTGGTTTGATATTTGTAACTGAAGGATCCTCAACAACTACACCATTGGATTTAATTCGAAATGATACAATCATCACCGAATATTTTAACCATCATACCGGACCTTTATCCGTACCAGGTGGTTGTGAAGTTATTGGATTAATAGATCCGGATAAGGATGGTATTCCAAAAGTTGAATTGTTAGTTGTATCACAACAAATCATGATGAATTTCTTCTTAAATACACCAATTGCAGCATTTTTGGAACCGTATTTAGCCACATCTATATGGCTTTGTTTACCCATGGTGTTGAAACCATACAGCAGAGGTCGTATAAAGTTGAAGTCCAAGAATCCACTTGACTATCCACTAATTGAACCTAATTATTTTGCTGATGAACGAGACTTAGCCACAATGGTACAGGCTGGTCGAAGAATGCTTGAAATTAACGATAGCCCAGTTATGAAAAGAATCAAATCACGTTTATTACGTTTACCGTTACCAGCTTGCGAACCATTCCCAATTAGATCCGATGAATATTTAGCATGTTTGTCACGCGAAATGACATTTAACATTTACCATCAAAGTGGAACTTGTAGAATGGGACCAGCAAGTGATCCAACCAGTGTTGTTGATCCAAGATTACGTGTTATTGGTGTGAAAAATTTACGTGTTATTGATGTAAGTATTATGCACGAAATACCTTCAGGACACACAAATGGACCAACTTATATGGTAGCAGAAAAAGGTGCTGATATGATTAAAGAAGATTGGGGATATCCAATACCACGAAATGGTAACTGGGCCTATAATCCTATCGACGAACATAAAACGTAA